The Onychostoma macrolepis isolate SWU-2019 chromosome 20, ASM1243209v1, whole genome shotgun sequence nucleotide sequence GAAGGGATGGGAACTACTTGCACGCCCTTGATGGCCTCAGGCTTGCGCAGCAGTCATCAACAGGGGTGTTGCAGTCAGGACAGGCTGCGTCTGAACCTGCCCCCATGCCCCCAATGTTCTTCCCCTTCACTTGTCGGCTGTGCGGCATGGCCCTGGATGACGAAGACGGATCCTCGGCCCAGATATGCGCAAAGTGCACCCTGGAGATGCTAACTAAGGACACACCCGGATGCCCCGCTGAGCGAGGGGACAGGGTCTACACTTGTGCTGCCTGCCCCTTCCTCACCCACTACCCGAACCACCTGGCCCGCCACATGAAGACCCACAGCGGAGAGAAGCCATACAAGTGCCCGCAGTGCGACTATGCCTCCGCCCACTTCGACAACCTCAAGCGGCACCATCGAGTACACACTGGCGAGAAACCCTACAAGTGCCACCTGTGTGACTATGCCTGCGGAAACCTGGCTAATCTCAAGAGGCACCAGCGGGTGCATTCGGGCGCCAAACCCTTTCAGTGTGCCATCTGCAACTACAGCTGCAACCAGAGTATGAACCTGAAGCGGCACATGTTGCGCCACACGGGCGAGAAGCCCCATAAGTGCCAAGAGTGTGGCTACACCACTGGCCACTGGGACAACTACAAACGACATCAGAAGAAGCACAGCCTCGCTACAGATGGCTGGGTTAAAGTGCAGATGCCTGGAAATGAGGAAGAGGTGGAGGACGAGGAAGAGGTGTAGCCTCTTATTGCAAGACAGTCATCCATATGAGATTTTACTGTTACTGCATAAGCTTTGTTGGTTgctcttctttttctttgtgCCCTCATTTCTTTTGAAAGTCATTATTTTAGACATTTCTTGGAATTGTCCACAAGCTGCTACATGAAGTCATGCACAAATTAAAAGACAGTTACCTGAATGTCCTAATACAGGGATTTTccagtcctgctcctggagggccaaccTTCTGGCAGACTCTAAATACACTAAACACACCTGAAACGGCTAATCAAGATCTTTAGGATTACTTGAAACTTCCTGCCAGGTTTGTGgcactaaactctgcaggaaggtggTCCTCCAGGAGCAGGTTTGGACACTCCTGATTAATGCCTTTTAACAAGGCAGTTTGTGTTACGCAAAGCTCTCTAAGAGCGTTCTGAGCCTGATTGTGGTTCATTTATCAGTGCCAAACTCTGCACCACTGCCATGATAAGTTCTTCTTTAAGCCTGAAGCTACATTGCATGCACTTAAGTTTACCTTGGTTGGCTCTTTTGAGGTTTTATGTGATTGATCATTTGTCCGTCAAAGATATTCTCAACCCTACTGATGAAAATGTCTTTACAGATGAGCATTATGTTGTGATCTTTTCTCATCTTGTTTTTGCTCTCAATAATTCTGAGGGGTTGTGTTGCCTTTTATTGTTGTGTGTATCTCTTTTTGACTGTGAAAAATGCCATTTGTCTGAGTTTACTTGAAGCAAAATGGTGCATAGTGGATATTCGTGTCATGCTGAACAtagagcttttatttttgtatgtgattttattttttatctctgAGGAATGTTTGGCATGTATTTGCCACCCATGGCATTGTTAGCTATACTGAAGGACGACAGAAACCGTAAACCCTAATATGCAGTTAAACCTTCAGGTTGCCAAAAACGACTGAACATTGATGGAATCTTGTAGGTGTGTGATGCTTGAGTGTTTTCTTGTTATTATGCAGTGGTTTCATTAATGCCTTAAATATCCTCAAATAAAAGAGTTTGTGTTGAAACTTCCTCATCTCAGTTCATTTGCCATCTTTCAGTCACACAACTGCTCAGAAGTAAGTTACTAATAGACCAGCAGGATGTGATTAAGATGCTGAGACAGGCAGTGTGTAATCCTCACACTTCCATAATGAGAACTGTAATCC carries:
- the znf513a gene encoding zinc finger protein 513a isoform X2; this translates as MESDADDLRATESEREERVSESAFPSYLSCRGCGQLLEDPLGPGMDLVGPFCMRCCKGNADDVVDRKLCSGLGLQAESRGGGNEGAGGEDDSLKLHSCTLCGFTSRYTNHVKRHMKTHNGEKPYGCPLCSYASAQLVNLQRHLRIHTGEKPYKCNHCTFACSSLGNLKRHQRMHAAVSLGQSAPQPISGNGLNHTTAGQKEKEAAPAPTEVPGAVQSAPRPHMGRDGNYLHALDGLRLAQQSSTGVLQSGQAASEPAPMPPMFFPFTCRLCGMALDDEDGSSAQICAKCTLEMLTKDTPGCPAERGDRVYTCAACPFLTHYPNHLARHMKTHSGEKPYKCPQCDYASAHFDNLKRHHRVHTGEKPYKCHLCDYACGNLANLKRHQRVHSGAKPFQCAICNYSCNQSMNLKRHMLRHTGEKPHKCQECGYTTGHWDNYKRHQKKHSLATDGWVKVQMPGNEEEVEDEEEV